One part of the Vitis riparia cultivar Riparia Gloire de Montpellier isolate 1030 chromosome 6, EGFV_Vit.rip_1.0, whole genome shotgun sequence genome encodes these proteins:
- the LOC117916093 gene encoding RNA polymerase II subunit A C-terminal domain phosphatase SSU72, whose product MKFRYAMVCSSNQNRSMEAHSLLKKQGFDVSSYGTGAHVKLPGPSLREPNVYEFGTPYKHMFDDLRRKDPDLYKRNGILPMLKRNSSVKTAPQRWQDNAADGPFDVVFTFEEKVFDMVVEDLHNRDHVLMKTVLVINLEVKDNHEEAAIGARLALDLCQEIEATESWEDSVDDVVSGFEKQHRRKLLYSISFY is encoded by the exons ATGAAGTTCCGGTACGCCATGGTGTGTTCGTCGAACCAGAACCGAAGCATGGAGGCTCACTCCCTCCTCAAGAAGCAGGGATTCGACGTGTCATCCTACGGGACGGGGGCGCACGTCAAGCTCCCTGGACCTTCCCTCAGAGAACCAAACGTCTACGAGTTCGGAACCCCCTATAAGCACATGTTCGATGATCTCCGCCGCAAAGACCCCGACCT CTACAAGCGTAATGGCATCTTGCCAATGCTTAAAAGGAATTCATCAGTCAAAACCGCACCTCAACGCTGGCAAGATAATGCTGCTGATGGGCCATTCGATGTGGTATTCACATTTGAAGAAAAGGTTTTCGATATGGTTGTTGAAG ATCTCCACAATAGGGATCATGTTCTTATGAAAACTGTTCTGGTGATCAACTTGGAAGTAAAAGATAACCATGAGGAAGCAGCCATTGGGGCTCGGCTTGCTCTAGATTTGTGCCAAGAG ATTGAAGCAACTGAATCATGGGAGGATTCAGTTGATGACGTCGTGTCTGGTTTTGAGAAGCAGCACCGGCGGAAGCTCCTGTACAGCATCTCCTTCTATTAA
- the LOC117916378 gene encoding calmodulin-7, translating into MADQLTDDQISEFKEAFSLFDKDGDGCITTKELGTVMRSLGQNPTEAELQDMINEVDADGNGTIDFPEFLNLMARKMKDTDSEEELKEAFRVFDKDQNGFISAAELRHVMTNLGEKLTDEEVDEMIREADVDGDGQINYEEFVKVMMAK; encoded by the exons ATGGCCGATCAGCTCACTGACGATCAGATCTCTGAATTCAAAGAGGCCTTCAGCCTTTTCGACAAGGATGGAGACG GTTGTATCACTACCAAGGAGCTTGGAACAGTCATGCGTTCACTGGGCCAGAACCCAACTGAAGCTGAGCTGCAGGACATGATAAATGAGGTCGATGCTGATGGCAATGGGACAATTGATTTCCCAGAGTTCCTCAACCTTATGGCTCGGAAGATGAAGGACACTGACTCTGAGGAGGAGCTCAAGGAAGCCTTCCGAGTTTTTGACAAGGACCAGAATGGCTTCATTTCTGCAGCTGAGCTTCGCCATGTTATGACAAATCTTGGCGAGAAGCTGACAGATGAGGAAGTTGATGAGATGATTCGCGAAGCTGATGTTGATGGTGATGGGCAGATCAACTATGAGGAGTTCGTCAAAGTCATGATGGCCAAGTGA